GTGGTGGTGTTCCGCATGGTGCCGGGCGCCCCGGCCAAACATTGCGGCATAATGATCAGCGAGAGCGCCTTTGTTCACGCCTATGCGGGGCGGCAGGTTGTCCGGTCCCGTTGGACCCCGTTCTGGTCATCCCGCCTGGCCGCGCGTTTTTGTTTTCCGTTGACTGAAGGAGAGGCGTCATGAGCCAGCAACTGGTACAGACCGGTCAGGTTGTCGTCAGCTCAGCCGAGTCGTTGGGATCTCAACTGAGCGCTGCGCTGACCTCAAGCGTGACGAATTCCGCGGTCGCCATGGCCCAGAATGCGTTGTTCGGGCCCGTCAAGCGACGCTCACAGGGCCCCCGACGGGAAGAAATCCGTCTGCTGACAGCGGCCGAGGGCGTGCCTGTCCGGCGGGTTTTCGGGTTGAACCGCGTTGCCGGTCAGATCATCTGGATCACGCCCTTCAAGGAAACCACTGAGGTGACACGGTCATCGAGCGGCAGCAAGGGCGTTCGCCGAATCGTCGAGGAGGAGCATACGGCCTATCGGTACTCCGTTTCGATGGCGATCGCGCTGGGCGAAGGGGTAATACAGCGTATCGGCCGGGTCTGGGCTGATGGTCAGCCGCTATCGCTGGCGGATCTCAATGTGCGCTTCTATCGCGGCACGGAGGATCAACTGACTGACCCCCTCATTGAGGTGGTTGAGGCTGACCCGCCTGCCTACCGGGGTATCAGCTACATTGTGTTCGAAGACCTTGATCTTGGCCCATTCGGCAATCGGGTGCCCCAGGTCAATTTTGAGGTCGAGCGTCCGATACCCTCCAGCGACGACCGCTCACTGGAACTGCAGGCGCGAGCCATCACACTCATCCCCGGATCGGGCGAGGCCGTGTATCATACCGAACCGGTACTGACGGAACGGGTCGAGGGTGTGACCCGCGCCGAGAATGTCCACGGCAATATGGGCGGTACGGATTTCAGCGCAGCCGTCAGTCACATGACGGCGACTCTGCCCAATATTCAGGCGGTAGAATTGATCGTCTCGTGGTTCGGCACGGATTTGCGCGCGGGGGAATGTCGCATCGAACCGCGGGTCGAAACCAACGACAAAATACAACTGCCAGACGCTTGGAGCGTGGCCGATTGGACGCGCGGCACCGCCAACGAGGTGTCGCGGCTTGGCGATGGCAATCTTGCCTATGGCGGTACGCCTTCTGATGAAGGTGTCCGGCAATCCATCCGCGACCTACAACAGCGTGGCCTCGACGTTGTCTTCTATCCCTTCGTGCTGATGGATATTCCGGCGGACAACAATCTGCCCGATCCGATCGGCGGCGCGGTGCAGCCGGCCTACCCCTGGCGGGGGCGGATCACCGTGGCTGACCGGAACAGCACTGACCAAACGCCTGCGGCTCGCGCGCAAATCGAGGCCTTTGCGGCCCGGTACCGCGTCATGATTTTGCACTATGCCACCCTTTGCGCAGAAATAGGGGGCGTTCACGCCTTTCTGATCGGATCAGAACTCCGTTCTTTGAGCAATGTGCGTGATGAGACGGGCGCCTTCATCTTTGTGGACTTCCTGGTCAGTCTGGCGGCGGAGGTGCGCACCATTCTCGGACCGGACGTGCTGATTTCCTACGCAGCGGACTGGTCCGAGTATAGCAATTACCGCCCAGCCGATGGAACCGGTGATGTGCTGTTTCATCTGGATTCTCTGTGGGCATCGCCGAATATCGATTTTATCGGCATCGACAACTACATGCCGCTGGCCGACTGGCGGGCAGGTGCAGATCATCTGGATGCGGCGGAGGGGTACAGATCAACGTATGACGATGAGTACCTCGCCGGCAATATCCGCGGCGGCGAAGGATATGACTGGTACTATGCCAGTGACGAAGACCGACTGGTACAGATCCGCACGCCCATCGCCGATACTGCCCACGGGGAAGACTGGGTTTTTCGGTACAAGGACCTGTGGTCATGGTGGTCACAGGTCCACCATGACCGGCCCCGCGGCACGCGCCGTGTGACGCCGACGGCATGGGTACCTGAGAGCAAGCCCATCTGGATGACCGAGCTTGGCTGCTCCGCCACAGATAAGGGCGCGAACCAGCCCAATCTGTTCTTTGATCCCAAATCGTCTGAAAGCGGACGACCCTATTTCTCGACCGGTGAACGCGACGATATGATCCAGCGCCGCTTCATCGAGGCGCATCTGAATTTCTGGACCGATGATGAGAACAATCCGGTGTCCGCCGTCTACGGCGGACCGATGGTCGCGAGCGATCGCATCTTCCTCTACACTTGGGACGCGCGGCCGTTCCCTGATTTCCCACTCAGGCGCGACATCTGGGGCGATGCGGATAACTGGACCTATGGGCACTGGCTCAATGGTCGGGCGGGGCGGGTACCGCTGGGCGAGCTCATCACCCATCTGGCGCGTGAGGCGGGTGTGCCGGCGGTGGATGCCACGGCCTGTCAGAGCCTCGTGCTTGGTTATCAGTTGGCGGG
This genomic stretch from Parvularcula sp. LCG005 harbors:
- a CDS encoding glycoside hydrolase/phage tail family protein, whose protein sequence is MSQQLVQTGQVVVSSAESLGSQLSAALTSSVTNSAVAMAQNALFGPVKRRSQGPRREEIRLLTAAEGVPVRRVFGLNRVAGQIIWITPFKETTEVTRSSSGSKGVRRIVEEEHTAYRYSVSMAIALGEGVIQRIGRVWADGQPLSLADLNVRFYRGTEDQLTDPLIEVVEADPPAYRGISYIVFEDLDLGPFGNRVPQVNFEVERPIPSSDDRSLELQARAITLIPGSGEAVYHTEPVLTERVEGVTRAENVHGNMGGTDFSAAVSHMTATLPNIQAVELIVSWFGTDLRAGECRIEPRVETNDKIQLPDAWSVADWTRGTANEVSRLGDGNLAYGGTPSDEGVRQSIRDLQQRGLDVVFYPFVLMDIPADNNLPDPIGGAVQPAYPWRGRITVADRNSTDQTPAARAQIEAFAARYRVMILHYATLCAEIGGVHAFLIGSELRSLSNVRDETGAFIFVDFLVSLAAEVRTILGPDVLISYAADWSEYSNYRPADGTGDVLFHLDSLWASPNIDFIGIDNYMPLADWRAGADHLDAAEGYRSTYDDEYLAGNIRGGEGYDWYYASDEDRLVQIRTPIADTAHGEDWVFRYKDLWSWWSQVHHDRPRGTRRVTPTAWVPESKPIWMTELGCSATDKGANQPNLFFDPKSSESGRPYFSTGERDDMIQRRFIEAHLNFWTDDENNPVSAVYGGPMVASDRIFLYTWDARPFPDFPLRRDIWGDADNWTYGHWLNGRAGRVPLGELITHLAREAGVPAVDATACQSLVLGYQLAGPMAARDAIEPLIDVYQLDAVERAGVLIVRPRTGYPDHHITTDGFVDDGGPIVTRTRAQEADLPARLSFAYTDGLSDYRGGVAEVTESVARNSRAMFVDTALVLESGEAEGRAAALLAEARAMRNTVSFGLGPDQFRVEAADVLSVTGDELSGTFRVTELTDGLWRQIEGVQTDPGLYQPRFTGLSGTIAAAPRVAGPPVVAFLDIPVLPEGEERGVLHVAAYASPWPGAVAIHDGDDGLGERLGLVSAPSVMGRLEAALPPGPTSRWDHGTEIALRLFDGGLAALDNLAVLRGAGRIAVEGTDGDWEILGYRDATLREDGVWQLSSLLRGLRGTEAEAATGAPAGSRLVVLSDAQTVQSLPPDLFGTEVRWQAGPVGTAPGAFPYRTFDISLTGASARPFAPAHLRATTSDDGVALRWIRRTRIGGDNWQIEEVPLGETAEQYRVRAYDIAGILVEEQVVAVPEALLTADTIHSVSVAQGSSLYGYGRETRIFL